From Nostoc flagelliforme CCNUN1, a single genomic window includes:
- the mobV gene encoding MobV family relaxase has product MSPLTILRIEKLKTFGNVAGSDDHVTRNRETPNADPTKENVRLIGGEDERALEEIVEEKISTLKHRPRHDAVLCTEMFLSASPEYFRPGDPSLSGQWSDSLMQQWAIASRDWLTENYGSKCVRAELHLDESTPHIHAYIVPVNEKTGRVSHDAMFGGRGGQGRIKLSKLQDSYAAALAPLGIERGVKGSKATHTKVKEYYQAVNSEPLTAVITNNQLAPTPFESASSYVTRIQSDDQFQAINHQLADRKFMEQRLERAEQRARDSEKERQQLEKRVRSLEAQTQQLRDLPLEDVAWELGLHNSQGKWKGHGHIINIDGPKFYDFAPEQQKGGCGAIDLVMHVNNCNLRQAVVWLHERFGELGAIGAAIAKSYQVAAEIIQLEPRDKFTLPVEDKSKWTAVHNYLTQKRGIPENFVEVLHKRRLVYADDQQNAVFVMRNLSEKPLPQGAFLRGTRGENNTFKGYEFGTKRREGWFYFHLGGQLTDPAERLVLCKSPIDTISFAMLEYLVKGDVPLKRTLFLAIDRPNTLPVEQLQHIFNVQVAFDSSELGNADARAIKQLLPQAKKNKCFARDWNQELVNLSQKLQQHNSQQRHQNQEMEL; this is encoded by the coding sequence ATGTCGCCACTAACAATTCTCAGAATTGAGAAACTAAAAACATTCGGCAACGTTGCCGGAAGTGATGACCATGTTACCAGGAATAGAGAAACACCCAACGCAGATCCAACTAAAGAGAATGTCCGGTTAATTGGGGGAGAAGACGAACGCGCACTCGAAGAGATAGTTGAAGAAAAAATCTCCACGCTCAAGCATCGCCCTCGGCATGATGCAGTCTTATGCACCGAAATGTTTCTCTCGGCATCGCCTGAATATTTCCGCCCTGGTGATCCATCTCTTTCTGGGCAGTGGTCTGATTCACTGATGCAGCAATGGGCTATCGCATCTCGTGATTGGCTAACAGAAAACTATGGGTCAAAATGTGTGAGGGCTGAACTGCACCTGGATGAAAGTACCCCACATATCCACGCCTACATCGTGCCAGTGAACGAGAAAACTGGGAGAGTCAGTCATGACGCGATGTTTGGCGGCAGAGGTGGACAGGGAAGAATCAAGTTATCCAAACTCCAAGATAGTTATGCTGCTGCACTCGCTCCTTTGGGCATTGAACGGGGGGTCAAGGGCAGTAAGGCAACCCACACCAAAGTAAAGGAATATTACCAAGCGGTTAACAGTGAACCACTCACCGCAGTCATTACAAATAACCAATTAGCGCCAACGCCTTTTGAATCAGCTAGTAGTTATGTAACCAGGATTCAGTCAGATGACCAGTTCCAAGCGATTAACCACCAACTAGCTGACCGAAAGTTCATGGAACAGCGATTAGAAAGGGCAGAGCAACGGGCGAGGGATAGCGAGAAGGAACGACAACAATTAGAAAAACGGGTGCGATCGTTAGAGGCTCAGACTCAACAACTGCGCGACTTGCCCTTGGAAGATGTGGCTTGGGAGTTGGGGCTACACAATAGCCAAGGAAAATGGAAGGGTCACGGACACATCATTAATATAGATGGGCCCAAATTCTACGACTTTGCACCCGAACAGCAGAAAGGCGGCTGTGGGGCGATTGACTTGGTGATGCACGTTAACAATTGCAATCTACGGCAGGCGGTCGTCTGGTTGCATGAGCGATTTGGTGAATTGGGGGCTATTGGAGCAGCGATAGCAAAAAGTTATCAAGTGGCTGCTGAGATTATACAGTTAGAACCACGCGACAAATTCACGCTACCAGTTGAGGATAAAAGCAAGTGGACAGCAGTTCACAACTACCTGACCCAGAAACGGGGAATACCTGAAAACTTTGTAGAAGTTCTGCATAAGCGGAGGTTAGTTTACGCTGATGATCAGCAAAACGCTGTGTTCGTCATGCGGAATCTTAGCGAAAAACCCCTGCCTCAAGGTGCATTCCTGCGGGGGACACGGGGCGAGAACAACACTTTCAAAGGCTATGAGTTTGGGACTAAGCGGCGTGAGGGCTGGTTTTACTTTCACTTGGGCGGCCAGCTAACTGATCCAGCAGAAAGGTTAGTGCTGTGTAAATCCCCCATTGATACCATCTCTTTTGCCATGCTGGAATATCTTGTCAAGGGCGACGTACCGCTCAAAAGAACGCTCTTCCTGGCAATAGATCGCCCTAATACTTTGCCTGTTGAGCAATTGCAGCATATTTTTAATGTACAGGTAGCATTTGACTCTTCCGAACTTGGAAATGCAGATGCACGGGCTATTAAACAATTGCTGCCACAGGCTAAAAAAAATAAATGTTTTGCCAGAGATTGGAACCAAGAACTGGTCAATCTCTCGCAGAAATTACAACAACATAATTCACAACAACGGCATCAAAATCAGGAAATGGAGCTTTAA
- a CDS encoding ParM/StbA family protein — MNTSKREIAPVYTRVAVSIDLGGSQSKVIVQIYPEGVPIVIAMEPEIADVGKNSITQLSGDCTWVGIDDEYYVLGALAKNTFAGTPALRDLKYHYALPKIAGLLWKICLQLGKSSGVDASVQLLLPPGEMSDGKDLGKKLSAALRKGIATPNGKLKVKLHNFYVAPEGSGIMAYRSRTLGALFGQKSIGLLMLGYRNASFFVSAKGNQAKAESTELGMNWLVQQFVERTAVGLAKDDLRIPKALVSASLGNVNALQSLSRKATSAGVESDLKLFNSVLLDVRGDYCRALIRWIRNIAVLDEVIICGGTAEFVHKELTQHFEKEGIPIVWNGNVEMPKYLDTLSLGSRITDVWTAHITYIKMLDYNFGYQRKTDLVPDYHQSPPVKNSTPPKEVWEKNGFLTMHPGV, encoded by the coding sequence ATGAATACGTCGAAAAGAGAGATTGCACCCGTTTACACAAGGGTAGCTGTGTCCATTGATTTAGGTGGGAGTCAGAGCAAGGTAATTGTTCAGATATATCCGGAGGGTGTGCCGATAGTAATAGCAATGGAGCCAGAAATTGCAGATGTGGGAAAAAACTCAATTACTCAGTTGTCAGGAGACTGTACTTGGGTAGGAATAGATGATGAGTATTATGTCTTGGGCGCTCTAGCTAAAAATACTTTTGCTGGCACACCAGCGCTCAGGGATCTGAAATATCACTATGCTTTACCAAAAATAGCAGGATTATTATGGAAAATTTGTCTTCAATTGGGCAAGAGTTCTGGTGTTGATGCTTCCGTGCAATTATTGCTACCACCAGGAGAAATGTCGGACGGTAAGGATTTGGGTAAGAAGCTGTCGGCAGCGTTGAGAAAAGGAATTGCCACACCGAATGGCAAGTTAAAAGTTAAGCTACATAATTTTTACGTGGCTCCAGAGGGGAGTGGGATTATGGCTTACCGTAGTCGGACTTTGGGGGCATTGTTTGGGCAAAAAAGTATTGGTTTGTTGATGTTGGGCTACCGGAATGCTAGTTTTTTTGTTTCGGCTAAAGGTAATCAAGCAAAGGCTGAATCTACAGAGTTGGGGATGAATTGGTTAGTGCAGCAATTTGTGGAGCGTACTGCTGTTGGGCTAGCAAAAGATGATTTACGTATACCAAAAGCTTTAGTGTCAGCAAGCTTGGGCAACGTGAATGCATTACAGTCGTTATCACGCAAAGCCACATCTGCTGGAGTTGAATCTGATTTAAAGTTGTTTAACTCAGTTTTACTAGATGTCCGTGGTGATTACTGTCGAGCTTTAATTCGCTGGATTAGAAATATTGCCGTATTGGATGAAGTTATCATTTGCGGCGGGACTGCTGAGTTTGTGCATAAGGAATTAACTCAACATTTTGAAAAAGAGGGCATACCCATTGTTTGGAATGGCAACGTCGAGATGCCTAAGTATCTCGATACCCTCTCTCTAGGTAGCCGAATTACTGATGTCTGGACTGCACACATTACCTATATCAAGATGTTAGACTACAACTTTGGCTACCAACGTAAAACTGATTTGGTTCCAGACTATCATCAATCCCCACCTGTAAAAAATTCCACCCCACCCAAAGAAGTTTGGGAGAAAAACGGGTTTTTGACCATGCATCCTGGTGTTTAA
- a CDS encoding DUF6753 family protein: protein MRTEQILQGYSEAEQQRIAQISHELGIAEDDPMFKLMATLGRNEETMIDLQARMEAMVEAWAVMIDQKLESTSKAAVSMHYTVVSKAVRDEMKHVTPSTLNSSFKGLGWWKLWSISGICTGVMAVGALLGSLTTWNVVSNLGGTQSVVVSANEMKILQWAKSSEGKQMYQLLLSNQSAVAACQQENRLQGYCLIQLKKTKPKK from the coding sequence ATGAGAACAGAACAAATTTTACAAGGATATTCGGAAGCAGAACAACAACGCATAGCTCAAATATCCCATGAATTAGGAATAGCCGAAGATGACCCGATGTTTAAGCTGATGGCAACATTAGGCAGAAACGAAGAAACAATGATTGACCTGCAAGCGCGGATGGAGGCAATGGTAGAAGCTTGGGCAGTAATGATTGACCAGAAATTAGAATCGACTAGCAAAGCCGCTGTGTCGATGCACTATACAGTAGTATCGAAAGCTGTGCGTGATGAAATGAAGCATGTAACACCATCAACCTTAAATAGCTCATTCAAAGGTTTGGGTTGGTGGAAACTTTGGTCTATATCAGGGATATGCACAGGAGTAATGGCGGTAGGAGCGCTTTTAGGTTCGCTGACAACTTGGAATGTTGTCTCAAATTTGGGTGGAACTCAGTCAGTTGTAGTGTCAGCCAATGAGATGAAGATTTTGCAGTGGGCAAAATCAAGCGAAGGAAAACAAATGTACCAGTTATTGTTGTCCAACCAATCAGCCGTAGCAGCCTGTCAACAAGAAAACCGATTACAAGGATATTGCTTGATTCAGCTTAAGAAAACCAAACCCAAAAAATAG
- a CDS encoding P-loop NTPase family protein, producing MTVGDSRVGKSTVTKLLIDWFQVQGRKIQVYDHDNRQRLKAYENLMPIESLDFFNGGTDKILDDFTKDELDIIIVDMPGQYVDKLCQYIVGSDLFALLITYQWKLTFLQPISHRIDCVAYLKSLGEFATDNANYVVVKNQHFDTRFGEYQQSMQDKLQRMGGTEIFLPALHRDHYEKLERTGKPYSLACRDKSIYVVYRTYIYHWIKNFYDSILNNDKAIEYLGLKNENRTNFTRIFGSRTTTHSSNIP from the coding sequence ATGACTGTAGGAGACTCTCGTGTAGGGAAGTCTACAGTTACGAAGCTATTAATTGATTGGTTTCAAGTTCAAGGAAGAAAAATTCAGGTCTACGATCATGACAATCGTCAGAGATTAAAGGCTTATGAAAATTTAATGCCAATTGAAAGCTTAGACTTTTTTAATGGAGGTACGGATAAAATTTTAGATGATTTTACCAAAGATGAATTAGATATAATTATTGTTGATATGCCAGGGCAATATGTAGATAAGCTTTGTCAGTATATTGTGGGTTCGGATCTGTTCGCTCTCTTGATTACATATCAATGGAAACTAACTTTTTTGCAACCAATTTCACACAGAATAGATTGTGTAGCTTACCTAAAAAGTTTGGGAGAGTTTGCTACTGATAATGCTAACTATGTAGTAGTAAAAAATCAGCATTTTGATACGAGATTTGGAGAGTATCAGCAATCAATGCAGGATAAGTTACAAAGAATGGGTGGGACTGAGATATTCTTGCCAGCATTACATCGTGACCATTATGAAAAATTGGAGAGGACGGGAAAACCTTACTCCCTAGCTTGTAGAGATAAGTCAATTTATGTGGTTTACCGAACTTACATTTACCACTGGATTAAAAACTTTTACGATTCGATTTTAAATAATGATAAAGCAATTGAATATTTAGGGTTAAAAAATGAGAACAGAACAAATTTTACAAGGATATTCGGAAGCAGAACAACAACGCATAGCTCAAATATCCCATGA
- a CDS encoding nucleotide-binding protein, translating to MTDSIKPMNNGSEDKANEESIEQITKKRLVIVTGDKGGVGKSTFARGLVQTYLDKGQRFIGFDADSSNSQLLRFYGQHCHIEPLDIFKTGNIDQFFDEMKTKANPKVGGDGEIIQPESLFLLELPPQSRRILRKFIEEMTFLETAEKHYNIRVTMVVVISRVIDSINQLIDLHSFCGNQVDYIVVKNLFFGEPDEFTRYENSPEVEKIKEQLKLQKSPFSDIKMPELIERSYDYLDENSMTFRQGMEQTDFPSVKGRVTSWLRTFKEEIEAVKESLGLNNVELS from the coding sequence GTGACAGATAGTATCAAACCTATGAATAATGGTTCAGAAGACAAGGCGAATGAAGAATCAATTGAGCAAATAACCAAAAAGAGATTAGTGATAGTAACTGGAGATAAGGGTGGTGTAGGTAAGTCTACTTTTGCAAGGGGATTAGTGCAAACATATTTGGATAAAGGACAAAGATTTATCGGCTTTGATGCTGATAGCTCCAATTCTCAATTATTAAGATTTTATGGTCAGCATTGCCATATAGAACCACTTGATATTTTTAAAACAGGCAATATAGATCAGTTCTTTGATGAAATGAAAACAAAAGCAAATCCAAAGGTAGGAGGAGATGGTGAAATAATCCAGCCAGAATCTTTATTTTTACTAGAATTACCACCACAGTCCAGAAGAATATTGCGGAAATTTATAGAAGAAATGACTTTCTTGGAAACAGCCGAAAAACATTACAATATCCGCGTGACTATGGTAGTAGTTATTAGCCGCGTTATCGATTCTATAAATCAACTAATAGATTTGCATAGCTTTTGTGGAAATCAAGTAGATTACATAGTAGTAAAGAACTTATTTTTTGGGGAGCCTGATGAATTTACAAGATACGAAAACTCTCCCGAAGTTGAGAAAATTAAGGAGCAACTAAAGTTGCAAAAAAGCCCATTTTCTGACATTAAAATGCCAGAACTAATAGAACGTAGTTATGATTATTTGGATGAAAATAGCATGACTTTTAGGCAAGGGATGGAGCAAACAGATTTCCCTTCGGTTAAAGGTAGAGTCACAAGTTGGTTAAGAACTTTCAAAGAAGAGATTGAAGCAGTAAAAGAGTCGTTAGGTTTAAATAATGTTGAACTCTCCTAA
- a CDS encoding response regulator: MIRLVIIENEALSRLGIKSVINQEQDFEMCGEADNGTEGMRLVEELKPDIVLLDIALPDISGLDLIYNIKTRTDSKVIVLTYHSSQDVVNSAFQNGADSYILKKMDLQLIKHAINTTYQNSSFIDPEIAKRFFRNFASGNTKIKGKRYRETLTATEAQILNLIARGFSNKEIAEKLFITVSTVKGHTSHLFSKLGVRGRVNAIIMARELGYLETETSRVS, encoded by the coding sequence ATGATTCGATTAGTAATTATTGAAAATGAAGCTCTGAGTCGGCTCGGAATCAAATCAGTTATTAATCAAGAGCAAGACTTTGAAATGTGTGGAGAAGCTGATAACGGAACTGAAGGGATGAGGCTTGTTGAAGAACTTAAGCCTGATATTGTTTTGCTCGATATTGCTTTGCCAGATATTAGTGGTTTGGATCTCATCTATAATATTAAGACGAGGACGGATAGTAAAGTCATTGTTCTCACTTATCACTCCAGTCAAGATGTAGTAAATTCTGCCTTCCAAAATGGCGCTGATTCCTACATTCTTAAGAAGATGGATCTGCAATTAATTAAACACGCTATCAATACTACTTATCAAAATAGTTCTTTCATTGACCCAGAGATTGCTAAAAGATTTTTTAGAAACTTCGCTTCTGGCAACACAAAAATTAAGGGTAAAAGATACAGAGAAACCCTTACTGCTACAGAAGCCCAAATTCTCAACTTAATTGCCCGTGGTTTTTCTAATAAAGAGATCGCCGAAAAACTCTTTATTACAGTCAGTACAGTTAAGGGACACACCAGCCATCTTTTTTCCAAGTTAGGAGTTAGGGGTCGTGTTAACGCGATCATTATGGCTAGAGAACTTGGCTATTTAGAAACAGAAACCTCTAGAGTTAGTTAA